A window of the Bufo gargarizans isolate SCDJY-AF-19 chromosome 1, ASM1485885v1, whole genome shotgun sequence genome harbors these coding sequences:
- the LOC122933369 gene encoding dnaJ homolog subfamily A member 4-like gives MVKETGYYETLGVKPDATPDEIKKAYRKLALKYHPDKNPNEGEKFKLISQAYEVLSDPKKRDLYDQGGEQAIKGGLSGGNFSSPMDIFDMFFGGGGRMNREKRGKNVVHQLSISLEELYNGGSRKLALQKNVICDKCEGRGGKKGAVEKCSTCKGRGVQIHVQQIGPGMVQQIQTMCSECRGEGERINLKDRCKQCNGNKVVREKKILEVHIKKGMKDGQKIVFHGEGDQEPGLEPGDVVIVLDQRDHELYRRQDANLIIKMEISLVEALCGFKRTIETMDGRTLLITSLPGEVVKDGHLKCIQNEGMPLQRDPFEKGLLIIQFSVTFPENHWLPTDKLRLLEALLPPREDLMVTDDMEVVELVEFDPREHNKPYRGEAYNEDERPRGGVQCQTS, from the exons ATGGTGAAGGAGACCGGATACTATGAAACCCTTGGGGTGAAGCCAGATGCCACCCCCGATGAAATCAAAAAGGCATACAGAAAGCTGGCGCTGAAGTACCACCCGGACAAGAACCCCAACGAGGGTGAGAAG TTTAAGCTCATCTCTCAAGCCTATGAGGTGCTGTCCGACCCTAAGAAGAGAGACCTCTATGACCAAGGTGGAGAACAGGCCATTAAAGGAGGACTAAGTGGGGGAAACTTTTCTTCTCCCATGGACATCTTCGACATGTTCTTTGGCGGAGGAGGACGAATGAACAGAGAGAAGAGAG GTAAAAATGTCGTCCACCAGTTATCTATATCTCTAGAAGAGCTCTATAATGGTGGAAGTCGGAAGCTGGCATTACAGAAGAACGTCATCTGCGACAAGTGTGAAG GCCGTGGTGGCAAGAAAGGAGCAGTAGAGAAATGTTCAACCTGCAAAGGTCGTGGTGTCCAAATTCATGTCCAGCAGATTGGACCAGGGATGGTCCAGCAGATACAGACAATGTGTTCAGAATGCCGTGGGGAGGGGGAGCGCATTAACCTCAAAGATCGTTGCAAACAGTGTAATGGAAACAAGGTTGTTCGTGAGAAGAAGATCCTGGAAGTTCACATTAAGAAAG GCATGAAAGATGGACAGAAAATAGTTTTCCATGGGGAAGGAGATCAAGAACCAGGTCTAGAGCCAGGAGATGTTGTCATTGTGTTGGATCAGCGGGATCATGAATTGTATCGAAGGCAAGATGCCAACTTAATAATAAAGATGGAAATTTCACTAGTAGAGGCTTTGTGCGGGTTCAAGAGAACAATCGAGACAATGGATGGACGAACTCTCCTCATCACATCTTTACCAG GTGAAGTCGTAAAAGATGGACACCTGAAATGCATTCAGAATGAAGGAATGCCCTTGCAGCGAGATCCGTTCGAGAAAGGTCTTTTGATCATCCAGTTCTCG gtgactttcccagAAAACCATTGGCTCCCGACCGACAAGCTCCGTCTTCTAGAAGCTTTGCTTCCACCCAGGGAAGACCTAATGGTCACCGATGACATGGAAGTTGTAGAACTTGTTGAATTTGATCCCAGGGAACACAATAAACCATACAGAGGGGAGGCGTACAATGAGGATGAAAGGCCTAGAGGAGGAGTTCAGTGCCAGACATCCTAA